In Zygosaccharomyces rouxii strain CBS732 chromosome D complete sequence, one DNA window encodes the following:
- the GOT1 gene encoding Got1p (similar to uniprot|Q03554 YMR292w Saccharomyces GOT1 evolutionarily conserved non-essential protein present in early Golgi cisternae that may be involved in ER-Golgi transport at a step after vesicle tethering to Golgi membranes): MWLSESQKFGVAFTFGGFLFFLFGILTFFDRALLALGNVLFLTGVLLIIGPQKTYNFFTRPAKRRGCIFFVFGILLILMKWTFTGFIIESLGIAGLFGDFFGAIIQFLRSMPLIGPILSHPAVAPIVDKIAGVNVLPV, from the exons ATGTGGTTATCTGAATCTCAAA AATTCGGAGTTGCCTTTACATTTGGAGGGTTCCTATTCTTCCTCTTCGGTATTTTGACATTCTTTGACCGTGCACTACTTGCCCTAGGTAATGTCCTGTTCCTTACAGGTGTACTGCTGATCATTGGTCCCCAGAAGACctacaatttctttacaagaCCTGCTAAAAGACGCGGATGTATCTTTTTTGTGTTTGGtattcttttaattcttaTGAAATGGACATTCACTGGATTTATTATTGAGTCCCTAGGGATTGCGGGCCTATTTGGAGATTTCTTTGGTGCTATCATCCAATTCCTAAGGTCAATGCCCTTGATCGGCCCCATACTGTCACACCCAGCTGTGGCACCAATTGTGGATAAAATTGCTGGGGTAAATGTATTACCAGTATAA
- the HUA1 gene encoding Hua1p (similar to uniprot|P40325 YGR268C Saccharomyces cerevisiae HUA1 uncharacterized ORF), whose amino-acid sequence MGQTSREDLNDTDLPTYDDVIREDQQRLNTGAQPPPPPARPPRRSDHNSPRPGGSSSSLSSSRPPPRINSTTGGSTTRPTKPIPWNYPRGFHCPKCGNTGYKLKNGKSCRSCWRRFAPVNDIHSQNTQVLQTPGYSSWGSSNWYSNPSNFASPWSMAPPRPPTMTTSTFAPPPGGSMAPMGNAPPLVVKPGDPRLGGVLCGECRGSGRVSFLFDEDLCPLCRGLGRIIR is encoded by the coding sequence ATGGGACAAACTAGTCGAGAAGATTTAAACGATACTGATTTACCTACTTATGACGATGTCATCAGAGAGGATCAACAGAGGTTGAACACCGGGGCtcaaccaccaccaccaccagctaGACCACCGCGTAGATCTGATCACAATTCTCCAAGGCCAGGGGgatcttcgtcatcattgTCATCGTCGCGCCCTCCTCCAAGAATAAATTCGACCACAGGTGGATCTACAACAAGACCTACGAAACCAATTCCCTGGAATTACCCAAGAGGATTTCACTGCCCTAAATGTGGTAATACTGGTTATAAATTAAAGAATGGGAAATCATGCCGTTCGTGTTGGCGTCGCTTTGCCCCTGTTAATGATATTCATTCTCAAAATACTCAAGTTTTACAGACCCCGGGTTATTCATCATGGGGGTCATCGAATTGGTACAGTAATCCGTCAAATTTTGCTTCACCATGGTCTATGGCACCTCCAAGACCACCAACAATGACAACGAGTACGTTTGCTCCACCGCCAGGTGGCTCTATGGCGCCCATGGGTAACGCTCCTCCATTAGTTGTTAAACCAGGAGATCCAAGACTTGGTGGTGTTCTGTGTGGTGAATGTAGAGGTTCTGGAAGAGTTTCGTTCCTTTTCGATGAAGATTTATGTCCATTATGCCGTGGATTGGGTAGAATCATTAGATGA
- the FOL2 gene encoding GTP cyclohydrolase I (highly similar to uniprot|P51601 YGR267C Saccharomyces cerevisiae FOL2 GTP-cyclohydrolase I): protein MHNPRHIESLQRRGTPLNTRPASPYTLNPPVEADGFSWPSVGTRIRADENEEQESKRVDRISGAVKTILEELGEDVTREGLADTPQRYAKAMLFFTKGYQTNIMDDVIKNAVFEEDHDEMVIVRDIEIYSLCEHHLVPFFGKVHIGYIPNKRVLGLSKLARLAEMYCRRLQVQERLTKQIAMALGDILKPMGVAVVIEATHMCMVSRGIQKSGSATVTSCMLGCFRAHRTREEFLSLLNKRTI from the coding sequence ATGCACAATCCTCGGCACATTGAGTCATTGCAAAGAAGGGGTACCCCCTTGAACACCAGGCCAGCATCCCCCTATACTTTAAATCCACCAGTAGAAGCTGATGGGTTCTCGTGGCCAAGTGTAGGTACTCGAATTAGAgctgatgaaaatgaagaacaagagagCAAACGTGTAGATCGTATCTCTGGTGCCGTTAAGACAATTCTAGAGGAATTGGGTGAAGATGTAACTCGAGAAGGTTTGGCAGATACACCACAGAGATATGCAAAGGCAATGcttttcttcaccaaagGTTACCAAACAAATATCATGGATGATGTCATTAAAAATGCTGTTTTTGAAGAGGATCATGACGAAATGGTAATTGTGCgtgatattgaaatttattcATTGTGTGAGCACCATTTAGTGCCATTTTTCGGTAAAGTGCATATTGGTTACATTCCAAATAAAAGAGTCCTCGGATTGAGTAAATTGGCAAGGTTAGCGGAAATGTACTGTAGACGTTTGCAAGTACAAGAAAGATTGACAAAGCAGATTGCAATGGCGTTGGGTGATATTTTGAAGCCGATGGGGGTTGCTGTTGTTATTGAAGCAACTCACATGTGTATGGTATCGAGAGGAATCCAAAAGAGTGGATCTGCCACTGTCACCTCGTGTATGTTGGGTTGCTTTAGAGCTCATAGAACTAGAGAAGAGTTCTTGAGTCTTCTAAACAAAAGAACGATATGA